One window from the genome of Synechococcus sp. PROS-7-1 encodes:
- a CDS encoding ribulose bisphosphate carboxylase small subunit, whose product MPFQSTVGDYQTVATLETFGFLPPMTQDEIYDQIAYIIAQGWSPLVEHVHPSNSMATYWSYWKLPFFGEKDLNVVVSELEACHRAYPDHHVRIVGYDAYTQSQGACFVVFEGR is encoded by the coding sequence ATGCCTTTCCAGAGCACAGTGGGTGACTATCAAACAGTCGCCACCCTGGAGACCTTCGGCTTTCTTCCGCCGATGACCCAGGACGAGATCTACGACCAGATCGCGTACATCATTGCCCAGGGTTGGAGCCCGCTCGTCGAGCACGTCCATCCCAGCAATTCCATGGCCACGTATTGGTCCTATTGGAAGCTTCCCTTCTTTGGAGAGAAGGACCTCAACGTTGTTGTGAGTGAGCTCGAGGCCTGCCATCGCGCCTACCCCGACCACCACGTGCGCATCGTCGGTTACGACGCTTACACCCAGAGCCAGGGTGCCTGCTTCGTGGTTTTCGAAGGACGCTGA
- a CDS encoding BMC domain-containing protein, producing MNRFAGFDARERRVGGSALVTGTEVQSSASGASCVVTTDSESSRFTRRNSHVQSIELRTHVFIDSLQPQLAAYMGSVSQGFLPIPGDACLWMEVSPGMAVHRVTDIALKASNVRLGQMVVERAFGSMALYHRDQSTVLHSGDVVLEAIGSSIDQRSPAEVSWTEVIRAITPDHAVLINRQNRRGSMIEAGMSMFILETEPAGYVLIAANEAEKASNITLVDVKAVGAFGRLTLAGKEGDVEEAAAAAMRAIDLVNRRSTLR from the coding sequence ATGAATCGTTTCGCCGGCTTCGATGCCAGGGAGCGGCGCGTTGGCGGCAGCGCCCTCGTCACCGGTACGGAGGTTCAGTCCTCCGCCAGCGGAGCCAGCTGTGTCGTTACCACTGACTCGGAATCGTCGCGCTTCACCCGGCGAAACAGCCATGTGCAGTCGATCGAACTGCGCACGCACGTGTTCATCGACTCTCTTCAGCCCCAGCTTGCGGCCTACATGGGGTCTGTCAGTCAGGGGTTTCTTCCGATTCCAGGGGATGCCTGTCTCTGGATGGAAGTGTCTCCTGGAATGGCCGTGCACCGTGTCACTGATATCGCCTTGAAGGCCAGCAATGTGCGGCTCGGCCAGATGGTGGTGGAGCGGGCATTCGGCTCCATGGCTCTCTACCACCGTGATCAGAGCACAGTGCTCCACTCGGGAGATGTGGTTCTCGAAGCGATCGGCAGTTCGATCGACCAGCGCAGCCCGGCCGAGGTGAGTTGGACTGAGGTGATCCGCGCGATCACACCTGACCATGCGGTGCTGATCAATCGACAGAACCGGCGGGGTTCGATGATCGAGGCGGGAATGAGCATGTTCATCCTCGAGACAGAACCGGCTGGTTATGTGCTGATTGCTGCAAACGAAGCCGAGAAGGCCTCCAACATCACATTGGTGGATGTGAAAGCGGTTGGTGCCTTCGGACGTCTCACCCTTGCCGGAAAAGAAGGTGATGTTGAAGAGGCCGCCGCCGCCGCCATGCGCGCCATCGATTTGGTGAATCGGCGTTCAACCCTGCGCTGA
- a CDS encoding non-canonical purine NTP pyrophosphatase yields the protein MEPFRGGALRRLIIASGNPHKVAEIEAMLGPIDVDVCRQPSDLDVEETGSTYLENARLKAVAAAQRTGCWALADDSGLEVDALDGAPGLFTARFAASDHDKLERLQAAMADIPYRSACFRSAMVLCSPEGNCDEESEGFCWGELLHAPAYPGGGIESLFWVREAGCSYGQLNASQLSRLGSRGKAARSLAPGLRRRLQLD from the coding sequence ATGGAGCCCTTCCGGGGAGGTGCCTTGCGCAGGCTGATCATCGCCAGCGGCAATCCACACAAGGTTGCTGAGATTGAAGCCATGCTCGGTCCGATCGATGTGGACGTCTGTCGCCAGCCTTCAGATCTCGATGTGGAGGAAACAGGCAGCACCTACCTCGAGAACGCTCGACTGAAAGCCGTGGCTGCAGCCCAACGAACAGGGTGCTGGGCCCTTGCTGATGACTCAGGCCTGGAAGTTGACGCTCTTGATGGTGCTCCAGGGCTCTTCACTGCACGATTCGCCGCATCAGACCACGACAAGTTGGAACGCCTTCAAGCTGCCATGGCCGACATTCCCTACCGCAGCGCATGCTTTCGCAGCGCCATGGTGCTCTGCTCGCCTGAGGGGAACTGTGACGAGGAGTCCGAAGGGTTCTGCTGGGGTGAACTGCTTCATGCTCCTGCCTATCCGGGTGGAGGGATTGAATCCCTGTTCTGGGTGCGTGAGGCAGGCTGCAGTTATGGCCAACTCAACGCGTCCCAGCTCTCGAGGCTGGGCAGTCGCGGGAAAGCAGCACGCAGTTTGGCCCCAGGACTGCGACGACGCCTTCAACTGGACTGA
- a CDS encoding ferredoxin:protochlorophyllide reductase (ATP-dependent) subunit N has product MSANLLKESGPREVFCGLTSIVWLHRRMPDAFFLVVGSRTCAHLIQSAAGVMIFAEPRFGTAILSERDLAGLADAHDELDRVARELLVRRPEIRTLFLVGSCPSEVIKLDLARAAERLNEELQGRVRVVNYSGSGIETTFTQGEDGALAALVPLLPASDARQLLLVGTLADAVEDRLIHLFSKLGIETVRSLPPRQSSELPAVGPGTTVLLTQPFLTETARLLRDRGATVLKAPFPLGTEGSRRWMEAAADNFQCPAAKVRDVLDPLEARARIAIAPHREVLEGKRIFLLPESQLELPLARFLHRECGMELVEVGVPYLNREQMGEELALLPDGTTVVEGQHVERQLDRVRAGHPDLVVCGMGLANPLEAEGITTKWSIELVFSPIHGIDQAGDLAELFSRPLHRRQLIHPALHPKPSNHPVHA; this is encoded by the coding sequence ATGAGCGCCAATCTTCTCAAGGAGTCAGGGCCTCGGGAGGTGTTCTGCGGCCTGACGTCGATCGTGTGGCTGCACCGCCGCATGCCCGATGCTTTCTTTCTCGTGGTGGGATCCCGCACCTGCGCCCACCTGATTCAGAGCGCCGCCGGCGTCATGATCTTTGCCGAGCCTCGATTCGGCACCGCCATTCTCAGCGAGCGTGATCTTGCGGGTCTGGCTGATGCCCACGATGAGCTCGACCGGGTTGCCCGAGAACTCTTGGTGCGGCGCCCTGAAATCCGCACCCTTTTCTTGGTGGGATCCTGCCCGAGCGAGGTCATCAAGCTGGATCTCGCCCGAGCCGCCGAACGTCTCAATGAGGAGCTCCAGGGGCGAGTCCGGGTTGTGAATTATTCCGGAAGCGGTATCGAAACCACCTTCACCCAGGGGGAAGACGGAGCACTGGCTGCACTCGTGCCTCTGCTTCCGGCCAGCGACGCCCGTCAGCTTCTCCTGGTGGGCACATTGGCTGATGCCGTGGAGGATCGCCTGATCCACCTCTTCTCGAAACTCGGCATCGAGACCGTGCGCAGTCTGCCGCCGCGCCAGTCTTCCGAACTGCCAGCGGTGGGGCCCGGGACCACGGTGCTGCTAACGCAGCCCTTCCTGACCGAAACCGCACGGTTGCTACGTGACCGAGGCGCCACGGTGCTCAAGGCACCGTTCCCCCTCGGCACCGAGGGCAGCCGGCGCTGGATGGAAGCTGCCGCAGACAACTTCCAATGTCCGGCAGCCAAAGTCCGCGACGTGCTCGATCCTCTTGAAGCACGGGCCCGGATCGCCATCGCTCCCCACCGGGAAGTGCTGGAAGGCAAGCGCATCTTTTTGCTGCCGGAATCCCAACTTGAACTCCCCCTGGCCCGCTTTTTGCACCGAGAGTGCGGCATGGAGCTGGTGGAAGTGGGGGTTCCTTATCTCAACCGCGAGCAGATGGGCGAGGAACTGGCCTTGCTGCCGGATGGCACAACAGTGGTGGAGGGGCAGCACGTGGAACGGCAGTTGGATCGGGTCCGCGCTGGCCACCCAGATCTAGTGGTGTGTGGGATGGGACTTGCCAATCCCCTGGAAGCGGAGGGGATCACAACCAAATGGTCAATCGAACTGGTGTTTAGTCCGATCCACGGCATCGACCAGGCAGGCGATCTTGCCGAATTGTTCTCACGTCCACTGCACAGACGCCAACTGATCCACCCGGCTCTGCATCCGAAACCCTCCAACCACCCCGTTCACGCCTGA
- a CDS encoding BMC domain-containing protein has protein sequence MANETMGIALGMIETRGLVPAIEAADAMTKAAEVRLIGREFVGGGYVTVLVRGETGAVNAAVRAGADACERVGDGLVAAHIIARPHREVEPALGNGNFLGQKD, from the coding sequence ATGGCTAACGAAACCATGGGCATCGCTCTCGGCATGATCGAGACCCGCGGCCTCGTCCCCGCGATCGAAGCTGCTGACGCCATGACCAAGGCTGCCGAAGTGCGCCTTATTGGTCGTGAGTTCGTCGGTGGCGGTTATGTCACCGTTCTGGTGCGCGGCGAGACCGGTGCAGTGAACGCTGCAGTGCGCGCTGGCGCTGATGCCTGCGAGCGCGTCGGCGACGGCCTCGTTGCCGCTCACATCATTGCCCGCCCCCACCGCGAAGTGGAGCCTGCACTCGGCAATGGCAACTTCCTTGGTCAGAAGGACTGA
- a CDS encoding form I ribulose bisphosphate carboxylase large subunit, producing MSKKYDAGVKEYRDTYWTPDYVPLDTDLLACFKCTGQDGVPKEEVAAAVAAESSTGTWSTVWSELLTDLDFYKGRCYRIEDVPGDKESFYAFIAYPLDLFEEGSITNVLTSLVGNVFGFKALRHLRLEDIRFPMAFIKSCYGPPNGIQVERDRMNKYGRPLLGCTIKPKLGLSGKNYGRVVYECLRGGLDFTKDDENINSQPFQRWQNRFEFVAEAIKLSEQETGERKGHYLNVTANTPEEMYERAEFAKELGMPIIMHDFITGGFTANTGLSKWCRKNGMLLHIHRAMHAVIDRHPKHGIHFRVLAKCLRLSGGDQLHTGTVVGKLEGDRQTTLGYIDQLRESFVPEDRSRGNFFDQDWGSMPGVFAVASGGIHVWHMPALVTIFGDDSVLQFGGGTHGHPWGSAAGAAANRVALEACVKARNAGRHLEKESRDILMEAGKHSPELAIALETWKEIKFEFDTVDKLDVQN from the coding sequence ATGAGCAAGAAGTACGACGCCGGGGTCAAGGAGTACAGAGACACTTACTGGACTCCTGATTACGTTCCCCTCGATACCGACCTGCTGGCCTGCTTCAAGTGCACTGGTCAGGACGGTGTGCCCAAGGAAGAAGTTGCCGCTGCTGTGGCTGCTGAATCCTCCACCGGCACCTGGTCCACTGTGTGGTCCGAGCTCCTTACCGACCTCGACTTCTACAAGGGCCGTTGCTACCGCATCGAAGACGTCCCTGGTGACAAGGAGTCGTTCTATGCCTTCATCGCTTACCCCCTCGATCTGTTCGAAGAGGGTTCGATCACCAACGTTCTGACCTCCCTGGTTGGCAACGTGTTCGGCTTCAAGGCCCTGCGCCATCTGCGTCTGGAAGACATCCGCTTCCCGATGGCGTTCATCAAGAGCTGCTATGGCCCGCCGAATGGCATCCAGGTCGAGCGTGACCGGATGAACAAGTACGGCCGTCCCCTGCTGGGTTGCACCATCAAGCCGAAGCTCGGCCTGAGCGGCAAGAACTACGGCCGTGTTGTCTATGAGTGCCTGCGTGGTGGTCTGGACTTCACCAAGGACGACGAGAACATCAACTCCCAGCCTTTCCAGCGTTGGCAGAACCGCTTCGAGTTCGTTGCGGAAGCCATCAAGCTGTCTGAGCAGGAGACCGGCGAGCGCAAGGGTCACTACCTCAACGTGACCGCCAACACTCCCGAAGAGATGTACGAGCGCGCTGAGTTCGCCAAAGAACTCGGCATGCCGATCATCATGCACGACTTCATTACCGGTGGCTTCACCGCTAACACCGGTCTGTCGAAGTGGTGCCGCAAGAACGGCATGCTCCTGCACATCCACCGCGCCATGCACGCGGTGATCGACCGTCACCCCAAGCACGGCATCCACTTCCGCGTTCTCGCCAAGTGTCTGCGACTGTCCGGTGGTGACCAGCTCCACACCGGCACCGTGGTCGGAAAGCTGGAAGGTGATCGTCAGACCACCCTCGGCTACATCGACCAGCTGCGCGAATCCTTCGTGCCTGAAGACCGCAGCCGCGGCAACTTCTTTGATCAGGACTGGGGTTCCATGCCTGGCGTGTTCGCCGTCGCTTCCGGCGGTATCCACGTGTGGCACATGCCTGCCCTGGTCACCATCTTCGGCGACGACTCCGTCCTGCAGTTCGGTGGTGGTACCCACGGTCACCCCTGGGGTTCCGCTGCAGGTGCTGCGGCCAACCGCGTGGCCCTCGAGGCCTGCGTCAAGGCTCGCAACGCCGGCCGTCATCTCGAGAAAGAGAGCCGCGACATCCTCATGGAAGCCGGCAAGCACAGCCCTGAGCTGGCCATCGCCCTCGAGACCTGGAAGGAGATCAAGTTCGAGTTCGACACCGTCGACAAGCTCGACGTTCAGAACTGA